In the genome of Vanacampus margaritifer isolate UIUO_Vmar chromosome 1, RoL_Vmar_1.0, whole genome shotgun sequence, one region contains:
- the cep170ba gene encoding centrosomal protein of 170 kDa protein B isoform X5: protein MSVTSWFLVSSSGTRHRLPREMIFVGRDDCELMLQSRSVDKQHAVINYDPNADEHMVKDLGSLNGTFVNDLRIPDQTYITLKLSDVIRFGYDAHVYILEKSQHKVPEEALKHEKYTSQLQLGLKALEARVKVKQQVQSPEKSKEAISIAKLPQKGDRKALSLTGATDTPISKPTPLYGQPSWWGEDEDPATKIHNRSGKSTDLQTPESGKDVSRYELSSSLSDNQGKSIFSYRQEPSYFEIPTKEVQQRLSKKPELQVQEVPTKDTQDPSDQVPSTPTPPVVQSHASFTIEFDECTPGKMKIKDHVTKFSFRQQRKTPPPEAVTTPTEVISAESKVADWLVQSTATNLTRRRSQGENIFSDNSDPSLLKTTKAANRYENSVGIGSEGPPINEQTFLQSQPPIHSQNSLQPQRASPPQRFTDSDQPSSYFPPQSQSGAGKADPHRAFVIEFYDEHSDDNPRRKRSQTTPSEPPNLRTQLEKARKSSSPAGEKQVQPAAGSTPPSQRYTIPLKAHATTGSHRAGSLRREKTEERISTGFSSRSSSAVSARPFSSVGRRSKLAKEFTTEWLRQRDKQTKQTSSPNEEKKAFCPPTKPETETSVVSKPDQTFTSPPGVDPSLLPKTSSPIHQPVPLQVPKMPLMFPSGEVKVTHGGPRNVEDDTLSEAGTYTIDADVPDKELEEARNKIDKVPIAGAVMQGAPKWMSCWASLVDVESGPSSGHFDRPSQMELSGTARTTVMAKLSQNHDGVDSEVPRAREKSDVPAPSIHIQHDPHSTFDVEESILVAADSHDGVHRLSVQDDVEPDSLSDASKSDDGSIVEQRRRPLSDTGKRQNKEEVTQSDKSKAFYIDSEDDTPETEYGASNETKTEKKQSPKTFSTATLTKRRGSQESGKVRPSMSVPILGQETQSSESKDCAISSLVRQESFNTEQPSSARLPNISSHRDPDPDLFQPTCSQDTHSFLKETEDVLAVLEAKIQAGQSGTTPSPVPDSLSGESDVDSSSTLSQQSTQTRSNPLTKKPLARGLQRETSSGSISNPYSNHQSSVLNHQHLAKTEPLRKQIGLRRSIGKCGSADLSDDPQSSNVRYSDQESNSTHTQRKYTVPIQRDDIKSSRVTQTLTRVNSFSAPRPTRASMLRRARLGEASDNETTETDRLSQEAANVPAKETKKLSRWDMLAMPRRRASSFHTTSDTESSSAPQWAGKSTAFPNRNAESGSGSVHKTSALGSKPGERPLKPSLTRTPITRGRSSSAKYTSSTASSRRRQKGCGYASTSDEEYDSNQSAPKHKRSQPSSASHSPHRPPRPHPVVPLQPKPRSKDSEEENQDEEGLNNWSTHSAEIARLSQDLAKDLAILAREIHDVTEGDPHNLRGESSVPASAVTVHEKLVQRIPEMGLNYQRVAPSSSSPAEPSLHSSDQDLDATLQPHSRSEVTLEDPMLNPVSQVIMAIRENTEQLSEKIKVLFHDRMDVWDQIEAEDHLDGDGPVVKASNKDVTSILKELRRVQRQLEVINTVMEPSSDARSSEPEVTTSLGGHSSRPATSRDWRTVHSASRRGGGPRPGESVRRAAVTPEDLREGRLV from the exons ATGAGCGTGACGTCATGGTTTCTGGTCAGCAGCTCAGGCACGCGCCACCGGTTGCCACGGGAGATGATCTTTGTTGGCCGGGACGACTGCGAGCTAATgctgcag TCCCGAAGTGTTGACAAACAGCACGCTGTGATCAACTATGACCCAAATGCAGATGAACACATGGTGAAAGATCTGGGCAGCTTGAACGGG ACTTTCGTGAATGACCTCAGAATTCCGGACCAGACGTACATCACCCTCAAGCTTTCAGATGTCATCCGCTTTGGTTATgat GCTCATGTATATATCCTGGAGAAGAGTCAACACAAGGTGCCAGAGGAGGCTCTTAAG CATGAGAAGTACACCAGCCAGTTGCAGCTCGGTCTCAAAGCCCTGGAGGCCCGCGTGAAGGTCAAGCAGCAGGTTCAGAGCCCAGAGAAGAGCAAAGAGGCCATTTCCATTGCCAAGCTACCTCAGAAGGGCGACCGCAAAGCCCTTTCACTTACAG GTGCTACAGATACACCGATATCCAAGCCAACTCCTCTTTATGGCCAGCCATCCTGGTGGGGAGAGGATGAGGATCCAGCCACTAAAATCCACAACCGGAGCGGAAAATCTACTGACCTACAGACTCCAG AATCTGGTAAAGACGTTTCCAGATATGAGCTCAGCAGTTCTTTGTCCGACAATCAGGGCAAGTCCATCTTCTCCTACCGCCAGGAGCCCAGCTACTTCGAGATCCCTACAAAAGAGGTCCAGCAGCGACTTTCCAAAAAGCCAGAGTTGCAAGTTCAGGAAGTCCCCACAAAGGACACCCAAGATCCCTCCGACCAAGTTCCATCCACGCCCACGCCTCCTGTGGTTCAAAGTCATGCATCTTTCACTATCGAATTTGATGAATGCACCCCCGGCAAAATGAAGATCAAGGACCACGTCACAAAGTTCTCGTTTCGTCAGCAGCGTAAGACTCCTCCTCCTGAGGCTGTGACCACGCCCACTGAGGTGATTTCAGCTGAAAGTAAGGTTGCTGACTGGCTGGTTCAAAGTACTGCTACTAACCTGACGAGGAGAAGGTCACAGGGTGAAAATATCTTCAGTGACAACAGTGATCCGTCACTTCTGAAGACAACCAAGG CAGCAAACCGCTATGAAAACAGCGTTGGAATTGGTTCAGAAGGTCCCCCAATCAATGAGCAGACTTTTCTACAGTCACAACCTCCCATTCACTCCCAGAATTCACTGCAGCCACAGAGAGCCTCCCCTCCTCAGCGCTTCACTGACTCCGACCAGCCCTCCTCCTACTTTCCCCCACAGTCTCAATCCGGTGCTGGCAAGGCAGATCCTCACCGAGCGTTTGTCATCGAATTTTATGATGAGCATTCTGATGACAACCCCAGAAGGAAACGTTCCCAGACCACCCCATCGGAGCCTCCGAACCTCAGAACCCAGCTGGAAAAGGCCAGGAAAAGCTCAAGTCCAGCTGGTGAGAAGCAAGTCCAGCCTGCAGCCGGTAGTACTCCCCCATCCCAACGGTACACGATTCCCCTCAAAGCGCATGCTACCACTGGGTCTCACAGAGCTGGCTCCCTGCGAcgggaaaagacagaggagcGAATTAGCACCGGCTTTTCATCACGGTCCTCATCCGCCGTTTCTGCAAGGCCTTTTAGCAGTGTGGGCCGAAGATCCAAACTGGCAAAGGAATTTACTACTGAATGGCTCAGACAAAGAGACAAACAGACAAAGCAGACATCTTCTCCTAACGAGGAGAAAAAAGCATTTTGTCCACCAACAAAACCTGAAACTGAAACATCAGTCGTCTCAAAGCCTGATCAGACTTTCACCAGCCCTCCTGGAGTTGATCCTTCCCTTCTACCCAAGACTTCCTCTCCTATCCACCAGCCCGTTCCCCTCCAGGTGCCTAAGATGCCACTCATGTTTCCGAGTGGAGAGGTCAAGGTGACCCATGGCGGCCCGAGAAATGTAGAAGACGACACTTTGAGTGAGGCAGGAACCTACACAATTGATGCAGATGTCCCAGATAAGGAGCTTGAAGAGGCACGAAACAAGATTGATAAG GTTCCGATAGCAGGTGCAGTGATGCAGGGCGCTCCAAAATGGATGTCTTGCTGGGCGAGCTTAGTAGACGTGGAGTCTGGTCCGTCGTCTGGCCACTTTGATAGGCCCTCCCAGATGGAGCTGTCAGGAACCG CACGGACCACAGTCATGGCCAAACTCAGCCAAAATCATGACGGCGTCGACTCCGAAGTTCCAAGAGCCCGGGAGAAGAGTGACGTTCCAGCTCCCAGCATTCATATTCAACATGATCCACATTCAACATTTGATGTAGAGGAAAGCATCTTGGTGGCCGCCGACTCTCATGATGGCGTTCATAGATTGTCTGTGCAGGATGACGTGGAGCCTGATAGTCTGAGTGATGCCAGCAAGTCTGACGATGGCTCCATCGTAGAGCAGCGGAGGAGGCCGCTTTCAGACACAGGAAAGAGACAAAATAAAGAGGAGGTCACACAGTCGGACAAATCCAAAGCATTCTACATTGATTCAGAAGATGACACCCCCGAAACAGAATATGGAGCCTCAAATGAAACAAAGACTGAGAAAAAACAATCTCCCAAAACCTTCTCAACAGCTACTTTGACCAAGCGGAGAGGGAGCCAGGAGTCAGGAAAAGTCAGGCCCAGCATGTCTGTTCCTATTCTGGGCCAGGAAACACAGAGCTCTGAGTCCAAGGACTGCGCAATATCCTCTTTAGTCAGACAAGAGAGCTTCAACACGGAGCAGCCGAGCAGCGCCAGACTGCCCAACATCTCCTCTCACAGAGACCCTGATCCGGATTTATTCCAGCCAACCTGCAGCCAGGACACTCATTCTTTCCTCAAAGAGACTGAGGATGTCCTAGCTGTTCTGGAGGCCAAGATCCAAGCAGGCCAATCAGGGACCACCCCTTCTCCCGTACCAGACTCCCTCTCAGGGGAGTCTGATGTGGATTCCTCCAGTACACTCAGTCAGCAGAGCACTCAGACCAGATCCAACCCGCTGACTAAAAAACCTCTGGCGAGAGGTCTCCAAAGGGAGACATCTTCGGGCAGTATTTCTAATCCCTACTCAAACCACCAGTCTTCTGTTTTGAACCATCAGCATCTAGCAAAGACCGAGCCCCTCAGAAAACAGATTGGACTAAGGCGTAGTATCGGCAAATGCGGTTCTGCTGACCTGAGTGACGACCCTCAGAGCTCCAACGTTCGGTACTCTGATCAGGAATCaaactccacacacacacaaagaaaatacACTGTGCCCATTCAGCGGGATGATATTAAGAGTTCAAGGGTGACCCAAACTTTGACCCGTGTCAACAGCTTTTCAGCACCTAGACCTACCCGGGCCTCCATGCTCCGGCGAGCCCGCCTGGGCGAGGCCTCCGACAACGAGACCACAGAAACGGACAGGCTCTCCCAGGAGGCGGCTAATGTCCCTGctaaagaaaccaaaaaactcTCCAGGTGGGATATGCTGGCTATGCCTCGCCGGCGGGCAAGTTCCTTCCACACAACCAGTGACACGGAGAGCTCCTCCGCCCCGCAGTGGGCAGGAAAGAGCACAGCATTCCCAAACCGTAACGCAGAGTCTGGAAGCGGCTCCGTTCACAAGACATCTGCTCTTGGGTCCAAACCTGGCGAAAGGCCGCTGAAACCCTCACTCACCAGAACACCAATCACCCGTGGACGCTCCAGTAGTGCCAAATATACCAGCAGCACAGCAA GCTCCCGGAGACGGCAGAAAGGTTGTGGCTATGCCTCCACGTCAGATGAGGAGTACGACTCCAATCAAAGCGCTCCTAAACACAAACGCTCCCAACCTTCCTCAGCCTCCCACAGTCCACACCGTCCGCCTCGGCCCCACCCGGTGGTCCCGCTGCAGCCCAAGCCCCGCAGCAAGGATTCTGAGGAGGAAAACCAGGATGAGGAGGGCCTGAACAACTGGTCCACCCACAGTGCTGAGATTGCACG CTTGAGTCAAGACCTGGCCAAAGATCTCGCCATCTTGGCCCGAGAGATTCATGACGTCACAGAAGGTGACCCGCACAATTTGAGAGGGGAGAGTAGCGTACCCGCTTCTGCAGTGACAGTTCATGAAAAG CTTGTTCAGCGTATCCCAGAGATGGGATTGAACTATCAGAGAGTCGCGCCAAGTTCTTCTTCACCAGCGGAACCTTCCCTTCACTCAAGTGACCAGGATCTGGACGCCACACTGCAACCTCACAGCAGATCGGAG GTCACCTTGGAGGACCCCATGCTGAACCCGGTGTCGCAGGTCATCATGGCCATCAGAGAGAACACGGAGCAGCTTTCTGAGAAGATCAA GGTGCTCTTTCATGACCGGATGGATGTTTGGGACCAAATTGAAGCTGAAGATCATTTGGACGGTGATGGGCCTGTTGTCAAAGCATCCAACAAG GATGTTACATCTATTTTGAAAGAACTAAGGAGAGTTCAAAGACAACTTGAGG TCATCAATACAGTCATGGAGCCCAGTTCAGACGCTCGGTCCTCTGAACCCGAGGTCACCACCTCTCTAGGGGGTCACTCTTCCAGACCTGCGACCTCACGGGACTGGAGAACGGTCCACTCGGCCTCTAGGCGAGGAGGCGGTCCGAGGCCCGGGGAGAGCGTGCGGAGGGCCGCCGTGACGCCAGAAGATCTCCGAGAAGGACGCTTGGTTTGA
- the cep170ba gene encoding centrosomal protein of 170 kDa protein B isoform X2, with protein MSVTSWFLVSSSGTRHRLPREMIFVGRDDCELMLQSRSVDKQHAVINYDPNADEHMVKDLGSLNGTFVNDLRIPDQTYITLKLSDVIRFGYDAHVYILEKSQHKVPEEALKHEKYTSQLQLGLKALEARVKVKQQVQSPEKSKEAISIAKLPQKGDRKALSLTGATDTPISKPTPLYGQPSWWGEDEDPATKIHNRSGKSTDLQTPESGKDVSRYELSSSLSDNQGKSIFSYRQEPSYFEIPTKEVQQRLSKKPELQVQEVPTKDTQDPSDQVPSTPTPPVVQSHASFTIEFDECTPGKMKIKDHVTKFSFRQQRKTPPPEAVTTPTEVISAESKVADWLVQSTATNLTRRRSQGENIFSDNSDPSLLKTTKANRYENSVGIGSEGPPINEQTFLQSQPPIHSQNSLQPQRASPPQRFTDSDQPSSYFPPQSQSGAGKADPHRAFVIEFYDEHSDDNPRRKRSQTTPSEPPNLRTQLEKARKSSSPAGEKQVQPAAGSTPPSQRYTIPLKAHATTGSHRAGSLRREKTEERISTGFSSRSSSAVSARPFSSVGRRSKLAKEFTTEWLRQRDKQTKQTSSPNEEKKAFCPPTKPETETSVVSKPDQTFTSPPGVDPSLLPKTSSPIHQPVPLQVPKMPLMFPSGEVKVTHGGPRNVEDDTLSEAGTYTIDADVPDKELEEARNKIDKVFGVVENPERTNHSEADTSATFRPGIVEGRDQHRQSSSGEVRRKVPIAGAVMQGAPKWMSCWASLVDVESGPSSGHFDRPSQMELSGTARTTVMAKLSQNHDGVDSEVPRAREKSDVPAPSIHIQHDPHSTFDVEESILVAADSHDGVHRLSVQDDVEPDSLSDASKSDDGSIVEQRRRPLSDTGKRQNKEEVTQSDKSKAFYIDSEDDTPETEYGASNETKTEKKQSPKTFSTATLTKRRGSQESGKVRPSMSVPILGQETQSSESKDCAISSLVRQESFNTEQPSSARLPNISSHRDPDPDLFQPTCSQDTHSFLKETEDVLAVLEAKIQAGQSGTTPSPVPDSLSGESDVDSSSTLSQQSTQTRSNPLTKKPLARGLQRETSSGSISNPYSNHQSSVLNHQHLAKTEPLRKQIGLRRSIGKCGSADLSDDPQSSNVRYSDQESNSTHTQRKYTVPIQRDDIKSSRVTQTLTRVNSFSAPRPTRASMLRRARLGEASDNETTETDRLSQEAANVPAKETKKLSRWDMLAMPRRRASSFHTTSDTESSSAPQWAGKSTAFPNRNAESGSGSVHKTSALGSKPGERPLKPSLTRTPITRGRSSSAKYTSSTASSRRRQKGCGYASTSDEEYDSNQSAPKHKRSQPSSASHSPHRPPRPHPVVPLQPKPRSKDSEEENQDEEGLNNWSTHSAEIARLSQDLAKDLAILAREIHDVTEGDPHNLRGESSVPASAVTVHEKLVQRIPEMGLNYQRVAPSSSSPAEPSLHSSDQDLDATLQPHSRSEVTLEDPMLNPVSQVIMAIRENTEQLSEKIKVLFHDRMDVWDQIEAEDHLDGDGPVVKASNKDVTSILKELRRVQRQLEVINTVMEPSSDARSSEPEVTTSLGGHSSRPATSRDWRTVHSASRRGGGPRPGESVRRAAVTPEDLREGRLV; from the exons ATGAGCGTGACGTCATGGTTTCTGGTCAGCAGCTCAGGCACGCGCCACCGGTTGCCACGGGAGATGATCTTTGTTGGCCGGGACGACTGCGAGCTAATgctgcag TCCCGAAGTGTTGACAAACAGCACGCTGTGATCAACTATGACCCAAATGCAGATGAACACATGGTGAAAGATCTGGGCAGCTTGAACGGG ACTTTCGTGAATGACCTCAGAATTCCGGACCAGACGTACATCACCCTCAAGCTTTCAGATGTCATCCGCTTTGGTTATgat GCTCATGTATATATCCTGGAGAAGAGTCAACACAAGGTGCCAGAGGAGGCTCTTAAG CATGAGAAGTACACCAGCCAGTTGCAGCTCGGTCTCAAAGCCCTGGAGGCCCGCGTGAAGGTCAAGCAGCAGGTTCAGAGCCCAGAGAAGAGCAAAGAGGCCATTTCCATTGCCAAGCTACCTCAGAAGGGCGACCGCAAAGCCCTTTCACTTACAG GTGCTACAGATACACCGATATCCAAGCCAACTCCTCTTTATGGCCAGCCATCCTGGTGGGGAGAGGATGAGGATCCAGCCACTAAAATCCACAACCGGAGCGGAAAATCTACTGACCTACAGACTCCAG AATCTGGTAAAGACGTTTCCAGATATGAGCTCAGCAGTTCTTTGTCCGACAATCAGGGCAAGTCCATCTTCTCCTACCGCCAGGAGCCCAGCTACTTCGAGATCCCTACAAAAGAGGTCCAGCAGCGACTTTCCAAAAAGCCAGAGTTGCAAGTTCAGGAAGTCCCCACAAAGGACACCCAAGATCCCTCCGACCAAGTTCCATCCACGCCCACGCCTCCTGTGGTTCAAAGTCATGCATCTTTCACTATCGAATTTGATGAATGCACCCCCGGCAAAATGAAGATCAAGGACCACGTCACAAAGTTCTCGTTTCGTCAGCAGCGTAAGACTCCTCCTCCTGAGGCTGTGACCACGCCCACTGAGGTGATTTCAGCTGAAAGTAAGGTTGCTGACTGGCTGGTTCAAAGTACTGCTACTAACCTGACGAGGAGAAGGTCACAGGGTGAAAATATCTTCAGTGACAACAGTGATCCGTCACTTCTGAAGACAACCAAGG CAAACCGCTATGAAAACAGCGTTGGAATTGGTTCAGAAGGTCCCCCAATCAATGAGCAGACTTTTCTACAGTCACAACCTCCCATTCACTCCCAGAATTCACTGCAGCCACAGAGAGCCTCCCCTCCTCAGCGCTTCACTGACTCCGACCAGCCCTCCTCCTACTTTCCCCCACAGTCTCAATCCGGTGCTGGCAAGGCAGATCCTCACCGAGCGTTTGTCATCGAATTTTATGATGAGCATTCTGATGACAACCCCAGAAGGAAACGTTCCCAGACCACCCCATCGGAGCCTCCGAACCTCAGAACCCAGCTGGAAAAGGCCAGGAAAAGCTCAAGTCCAGCTGGTGAGAAGCAAGTCCAGCCTGCAGCCGGTAGTACTCCCCCATCCCAACGGTACACGATTCCCCTCAAAGCGCATGCTACCACTGGGTCTCACAGAGCTGGCTCCCTGCGAcgggaaaagacagaggagcGAATTAGCACCGGCTTTTCATCACGGTCCTCATCCGCCGTTTCTGCAAGGCCTTTTAGCAGTGTGGGCCGAAGATCCAAACTGGCAAAGGAATTTACTACTGAATGGCTCAGACAAAGAGACAAACAGACAAAGCAGACATCTTCTCCTAACGAGGAGAAAAAAGCATTTTGTCCACCAACAAAACCTGAAACTGAAACATCAGTCGTCTCAAAGCCTGATCAGACTTTCACCAGCCCTCCTGGAGTTGATCCTTCCCTTCTACCCAAGACTTCCTCTCCTATCCACCAGCCCGTTCCCCTCCAGGTGCCTAAGATGCCACTCATGTTTCCGAGTGGAGAGGTCAAGGTGACCCATGGCGGCCCGAGAAATGTAGAAGACGACACTTTGAGTGAGGCAGGAACCTACACAATTGATGCAGATGTCCCAGATAAGGAGCTTGAAGAGGCACGAAACAAGATTGATAAG GTGTTTGGTGTTGTTGAGAATCCAGAGCGAACCAACCACAGTGAAGCAGATACATCAGCAACATTTAGGCCTGGTATTGTTGAGGGCAGGGATCAGCATAGGCAGAGTAGCAGTGGGGAGGTGAGGCGGAAG GTTCCGATAGCAGGTGCAGTGATGCAGGGCGCTCCAAAATGGATGTCTTGCTGGGCGAGCTTAGTAGACGTGGAGTCTGGTCCGTCGTCTGGCCACTTTGATAGGCCCTCCCAGATGGAGCTGTCAGGAACCG CACGGACCACAGTCATGGCCAAACTCAGCCAAAATCATGACGGCGTCGACTCCGAAGTTCCAAGAGCCCGGGAGAAGAGTGACGTTCCAGCTCCCAGCATTCATATTCAACATGATCCACATTCAACATTTGATGTAGAGGAAAGCATCTTGGTGGCCGCCGACTCTCATGATGGCGTTCATAGATTGTCTGTGCAGGATGACGTGGAGCCTGATAGTCTGAGTGATGCCAGCAAGTCTGACGATGGCTCCATCGTAGAGCAGCGGAGGAGGCCGCTTTCAGACACAGGAAAGAGACAAAATAAAGAGGAGGTCACACAGTCGGACAAATCCAAAGCATTCTACATTGATTCAGAAGATGACACCCCCGAAACAGAATATGGAGCCTCAAATGAAACAAAGACTGAGAAAAAACAATCTCCCAAAACCTTCTCAACAGCTACTTTGACCAAGCGGAGAGGGAGCCAGGAGTCAGGAAAAGTCAGGCCCAGCATGTCTGTTCCTATTCTGGGCCAGGAAACACAGAGCTCTGAGTCCAAGGACTGCGCAATATCCTCTTTAGTCAGACAAGAGAGCTTCAACACGGAGCAGCCGAGCAGCGCCAGACTGCCCAACATCTCCTCTCACAGAGACCCTGATCCGGATTTATTCCAGCCAACCTGCAGCCAGGACACTCATTCTTTCCTCAAAGAGACTGAGGATGTCCTAGCTGTTCTGGAGGCCAAGATCCAAGCAGGCCAATCAGGGACCACCCCTTCTCCCGTACCAGACTCCCTCTCAGGGGAGTCTGATGTGGATTCCTCCAGTACACTCAGTCAGCAGAGCACTCAGACCAGATCCAACCCGCTGACTAAAAAACCTCTGGCGAGAGGTCTCCAAAGGGAGACATCTTCGGGCAGTATTTCTAATCCCTACTCAAACCACCAGTCTTCTGTTTTGAACCATCAGCATCTAGCAAAGACCGAGCCCCTCAGAAAACAGATTGGACTAAGGCGTAGTATCGGCAAATGCGGTTCTGCTGACCTGAGTGACGACCCTCAGAGCTCCAACGTTCGGTACTCTGATCAGGAATCaaactccacacacacacaaagaaaatacACTGTGCCCATTCAGCGGGATGATATTAAGAGTTCAAGGGTGACCCAAACTTTGACCCGTGTCAACAGCTTTTCAGCACCTAGACCTACCCGGGCCTCCATGCTCCGGCGAGCCCGCCTGGGCGAGGCCTCCGACAACGAGACCACAGAAACGGACAGGCTCTCCCAGGAGGCGGCTAATGTCCCTGctaaagaaaccaaaaaactcTCCAGGTGGGATATGCTGGCTATGCCTCGCCGGCGGGCAAGTTCCTTCCACACAACCAGTGACACGGAGAGCTCCTCCGCCCCGCAGTGGGCAGGAAAGAGCACAGCATTCCCAAACCGTAACGCAGAGTCTGGAAGCGGCTCCGTTCACAAGACATCTGCTCTTGGGTCCAAACCTGGCGAAAGGCCGCTGAAACCCTCACTCACCAGAACACCAATCACCCGTGGACGCTCCAGTAGTGCCAAATATACCAGCAGCACAGCAA GCTCCCGGAGACGGCAGAAAGGTTGTGGCTATGCCTCCACGTCAGATGAGGAGTACGACTCCAATCAAAGCGCTCCTAAACACAAACGCTCCCAACCTTCCTCAGCCTCCCACAGTCCACACCGTCCGCCTCGGCCCCACCCGGTGGTCCCGCTGCAGCCCAAGCCCCGCAGCAAGGATTCTGAGGAGGAAAACCAGGATGAGGAGGGCCTGAACAACTGGTCCACCCACAGTGCTGAGATTGCACG CTTGAGTCAAGACCTGGCCAAAGATCTCGCCATCTTGGCCCGAGAGATTCATGACGTCACAGAAGGTGACCCGCACAATTTGAGAGGGGAGAGTAGCGTACCCGCTTCTGCAGTGACAGTTCATGAAAAG CTTGTTCAGCGTATCCCAGAGATGGGATTGAACTATCAGAGAGTCGCGCCAAGTTCTTCTTCACCAGCGGAACCTTCCCTTCACTCAAGTGACCAGGATCTGGACGCCACACTGCAACCTCACAGCAGATCGGAG GTCACCTTGGAGGACCCCATGCTGAACCCGGTGTCGCAGGTCATCATGGCCATCAGAGAGAACACGGAGCAGCTTTCTGAGAAGATCAA GGTGCTCTTTCATGACCGGATGGATGTTTGGGACCAAATTGAAGCTGAAGATCATTTGGACGGTGATGGGCCTGTTGTCAAAGCATCCAACAAG GATGTTACATCTATTTTGAAAGAACTAAGGAGAGTTCAAAGACAACTTGAGG TCATCAATACAGTCATGGAGCCCAGTTCAGACGCTCGGTCCTCTGAACCCGAGGTCACCACCTCTCTAGGGGGTCACTCTTCCAGACCTGCGACCTCACGGGACTGGAGAACGGTCCACTCGGCCTCTAGGCGAGGAGGCGGTCCGAGGCCCGGGGAGAGCGTGCGGAGGGCCGCCGTGACGCCAGAAGATCTCCGAGAAGGACGCTTGGTTTGA